The window CCACCGATGTGAGGCTGAGATACCTAATCTGCTCGTTGATACGTATCTCAGCCTCACATCGGCGTGGCCTCGATAGCCGGTTGAGACACCTCTTCGAGATACACCTCAACCGCCTCCCGGCGGAGCGCACGTCTTTGGCCGGTTCGGCCAGGCCTGTTGGTCCACGGCGCCAGGCCCAGCCGGATACTGGCGTGCGAGGATGGCGGGCGTGGGCACGCAGAACGGGTGGAGCAAGCTGTTGGAGTCCAACCCTGGGCACTCACAGTGGTACGTCGACCGGTTCCGGTCGCTGGCCCGCGACGGGGCCGACCTCGACGGTGAGGCCCGGCTGGTCGACGCGATGCTGCCCCGTACGGCGCGAGTACTGGACGCCGGCTGCGGTCCCGGCCGGGTCGGCGCGGCGCTGGCCGCCGCCGGTCACGACGTCGTCGGCGTCGACCTGGACCCGGTGCTGATCGACGCCGCCCGGCAGGACCACCCGGGCCCGCGGTGGCTGGTCGGCGACCTGGCCGAGTTGGACCTGCCCGCACAGGGCATCACCGACGGCTTCGACGCGATCGTCAGCGCCGGCAACGTCATGACGTTCCTGGCTCCGGACACCCGTCAGGAGGTGCTGCGCCGGATGCGGCTGCACCTGCGCGACGGTGGCCGGATCGTGGTCGGGTTCGGCACTGACCGGGGCTATCCGGTCACCGACTTCCTGGCCGACATGCACGCCGCCGATCTGGTCGAGGACCTGCTGCTGGCGACCTGGGACCTGCGCCCGTACCGCGACGACTCCGATTTCCTGGTCGCGGTGCTGCGGCCGGCCTGACCTCCGCCGGTCAGGTCAGCCGGCGACCGTCGGGCGGGTCGACCCACACCAGTCGTACGGGGTGGACCATCCCGTACAGCCGCAGTGCTGCCTTGACACCACTGAACGGGTTGGGCAGGCCGCCGTTGGTCGGTACGACCACGGCTTCGTCGTCGAACGCCAGCCCCCAGCCGAGCACTCCGCCGTCCTCGCCGGCCTCGGTCTCCGCACAGATGGCGAAGCGCGCCGGCACCTGCTCGGACGCCTGCTCTGTCATCATCTGCCGGACACCCTCAGGCGTCTCCGACTGACGTCCTACCTCGTCGAGCCCCATAGCAGCCTCCTTCGAACGTTTATGGATACGTATAGGTTAGCGGCTACGGATGTGCTCGGCTAGACTTATCTGGGTACGAGAATCGGGAGACGGTGATGGACACTCAGGTGGATCCACTTGCGCTACGTTGGCTGCTCGGCGTGGAACTGAGTCGGCACCGGCGAGCGGTGCAGCTCAGCCTCAGCGAACTCGCCGCCACAACCGGGATCGGCAAACCCAAGCTCGGACACATGGAATCCGGTCGCTACCATCAGGCACCGGACGACGTGCAGGTTGTCCTGCATGCCTGCGGAGTACCGGCGACAACCGTCCAGCAACTGGTGACGCTGGCCGCTGCACGGGCGGACGCCAAGTCCTGGCTGAGTCGCTGGACGGACCTGATTCCGGGCTTCCTCCGGACGTACGTAGGGTTGCTCGACATGGCCGAGCGACTCTTCACGTTCGAGCCGATGGTGGTGCCTGGGCTACTCCAGTCCCGCGACTACGCTCAAGCACTGACCTCGGCCAACCGCTTCTACCGGCCCGATCAGGCACAGTCGTTCGCCGAGTTCCGGCAAGTGCGGGCAAGCAGGCTGGCTGCCCGGCATGATCTGACCTTCCAGACCGTGATCGGCGAAGCTGCCATCCGCACACCCGTGGGCGAGCCGTCGATCCGCCAGGCACAGCTGGAGCATCTGATAGACGTGGCTCGCGGCGGACGAGTCACCTTACAGTTGCTGCGGCCCGAGGACGGCCCGCATCAGGCCAGCGCCATTGGGCAGTTCGCACTACTCGAGTTCGGTCACGGCATCCGGCCGGTGGCATACACGGAGCTTCTCGACGACGCCATATTCGTACATGACCTCGATCGGGTCCGCACGTACCAGTGGGTCGCCGACAACCTTCGCGAGCT is drawn from Micromonospora sp. Llam0 and contains these coding sequences:
- a CDS encoding class I SAM-dependent methyltransferase: MAGVGTQNGWSKLLESNPGHSQWYVDRFRSLARDGADLDGEARLVDAMLPRTARVLDAGCGPGRVGAALAAAGHDVVGVDLDPVLIDAARQDHPGPRWLVGDLAELDLPAQGITDGFDAIVSAGNVMTFLAPDTRQEVLRRMRLHLRDGGRIVVGFGTDRGYPVTDFLADMHAADLVEDLLLATWDLRPYRDDSDFLVAVLRPA
- a CDS encoding helix-turn-helix transcriptional regulator, which translates into the protein MDTQVDPLALRWLLGVELSRHRRAVQLSLSELAATTGIGKPKLGHMESGRYHQAPDDVQVVLHACGVPATTVQQLVTLAAARADAKSWLSRWTDLIPGFLRTYVGLLDMAERLFTFEPMVVPGLLQSRDYAQALTSANRFYRPDQAQSFAEFRQVRASRLAARHDLTFQTVIGEAAIRTPVGEPSIRQAQLEHLIDVARGGRVTLQLLRPEDGPHQASAIGQFALLEFGHGIRPVAYTELLDDAIFVHDLDRVRTYQWVADNLRELALPPAETLTHLQAELTR